The segment TAAACAAAAAATTTATATAAAAAAGTGGTTAACTAAAGATTAAGATTTTAATGCAGCTAATTCTTCAGCTATTTCGTTAACTTTTCCGGCACCTATTGTAAGTAATAAATCATTTGGTTGTAATATATTTTTTACATCTTGAGTTATTTCATTATATGTTGGGTAGTAAATTACTTTTAAATTGGGGCACATATTTTGAATATCTTGAGCAAGTTTTTTACTGGTTATTCCATCTATAGGTGTTTCACTTGCAGGGTAAATATCCGTGACATATAGTGTTTTAATATTTTTATTATCAATAAAAATTTGAACAAAATCACTCCAAAGTTTTTGCGTTCTTGTATATCTGTGTGGTTGGAATATAACATGTAGATCATTTTTGGCTTTTTTTTGGGCTACAAGAAGCGTACTGTTAATTTCTGTCGGATGGTGACCATA is part of the Candidatus Dependentiae bacterium genome and harbors:
- the murC gene encoding UDP-N-acetylmuramate--L-alanine ligase (Catalyzes the formation of UDP-N-acetylmuramoyl-L-alanine from UDP-N-acetylmuramate and L-alanine in peptidoglycan synthesis); the protein is YGHHPTEINSTLLVAQKKAKNDLHVIFQPHRYTRTQKLWSDFVQIFIDNKNIKTLYVTDIYPASETPIDGITSKKLAQDIQNMCPNLKVIYYPTYNEITQDVKNILQPNDLLLTIGAGKVNEIAEELAALKS